The genomic DNA TCCAGAAGGCCCCCGCCGTCCCGGCCGCGAACAGGGCGGGGATCACCGCCAGAAGGGTGATCCACAACCGCCGCGGCTTCGCTTGCGGTCCGGTCCGGTCCTTCCGGTGCTTTTGCGGTTCAACAGGCCCGGTCATGGTTCCTCTGCTCCTTCCAGCGGTGCGCCCGGCGATGCGCGGTGTCCTGTGGTTCCAACACTCCGGGAGGGAGCAGGGTCCCGTGTGCGGCCATGTTTTCCTATGACGAAGGGGGCATCCGCCCGGATCGTGCCGGAGTAGCCGGATACGGGCGCTTTCGTGTAGTCTTGCGCGAAAGGCGAGGCACGCATCGAGGCACAGGATGAGCACCGAAATCCGCACCTTCACGATCCCCGACGCGAGCGCGGACGAGGCCCAGGGGCACCTCTCCTCCTTTCTGCGCACGGTCGAGGTGCAGCGCATCGACACCGCCTACGCCGACGGCGGCTGGCGTGTTCTCGTCCTTTACAAGGACCTGAAGCGCAAGGAGGAATCCCTCCAGATCGAAGCCGCGATCAACGCCGCCCTCAACGGTTGGCGGGACCGCACGGCGGCCCGTGAAGGGCTGTCGCGCGACGCCGTCCTGTCGGACGAACTGGTGCCGGAAATCGCCCGGTTTGCCCCTACGACGGAGCGTGAACTGTCCATCATCGTCGGCGCCCGCGACCTCGGCGTTGGTCACTTCGGCGGGGAGATCGTGCAGGTCGTCCGCGCGACCTTGGATGAACTGATCGACTGACGCAGCCACCATTCCGGAATGGCGTAGGCCGAAGGGCCGGTCGACCATGTCCATTGTGCCGAAAGAGAAGCCGAACCCGCCGTAAGCCAGATTCCAGACCCCTTCACGCTGTGCCAGCATACCTTTGTGGTTTTGCGGCAATGCAACATGGCGGAGGCCATGGACGGGACATCCGGATCAAGAGGCGACGTGCCCGATTACCGTGCCATGGCGCGGGAACTGGAAGCCTTCAGCCGTCAGGCGGCGGAGCGCGCGGCGGCCACCGGCGACGGCAGCATGGACGCTCTGGCGCAGCGGCTGGAGCGCCACGCCGAGCAGATCCGGCATGATCTGGCCGAAGCTCCGACGCGGCGTTTCGGCTGGCGCCTAGGCCTTCTCCACCTTCAGCAGAGTGCCCTCGGCGCCGACGATGCGGACACGGGTTCCGGCGGGGAGGTCGGGCCCCTCGACGGTCCAAAGCCCGTCGCCGATCTGCGCCCGGCCCCGCCCGTTGACGATGGGGCCGTCCAGCGTGTGCAGCGTCCCGATGTATTGCGCCGTCCGGCGGTTCAGATGCGGCGTGTGCGTCGTATGCGCTGACCTGCGGGACAGGAAGCGGGTTCCCACCAGCGCGGCGATGGCGAGCAGGGCGAACAGCAGCCCCTGATGCTCCCACGGCAGGGACGGCCAGACCAGAAGCACGAAGCCGACCAGCGCGGCAGCGCCACCCAGCCAGAGGAAGGCCGCTCCCGGCGCCACCGTTTCCAGCGCGCCCAGCAGCACGGCCAGAACCCACCAGTGCCAGAATTCGATCATCGCGGGTCCGCCTTTGGGGTTTCGCCCAATCTTACGACTCCGGCGGCACCGGCGCATCGCGCCTGTTCGGCTCGTCAGGCTTCCGTTCATCGCGATTCCAGGGACTGCGCGGTGCCGGCGGCGGGGCGGCGGCCGTTCCGGAAGATGCCGGTTGGTTCGAGGGGCGGTTCGGGAAGGCTTCGCGGGCGATTTCCGCGATGCCGCCGATGGCACCGATCACGTTGGCGGCTTCCAACGGCATGAACAGCACCTTCTGGTTCGGGGCGGCGGCCACCGCGGTCAGGGCATCCACATAGCGTTGGGCGACGAAGTAGTTGATGGCCTGGACGTTGCCCCCGGCGATGGCGTCGGAGACCAGCCGGGTGGCCTCGGCTTCGGCCTGGGCGGCGCGTTCGCGGGCCTCGGCGTCGCGGAAGGCGGCCTCGCGCCGGCCCTCGGCCTGGAGGATGGCGGCCTGCTTGGCGCCCTCCGCCCGCAGGATGGCCGCTTGGCGCTGGCCCTCCGCTTCCAGGATGGAGGCGCGGCGGTCGCGCTCCGCCTTCATCTGGCGTGCCATGCTGTCCACGAGGTCGCGCGGCGGCTGGATGTCGCGGATCTCGATGCGCGTCACCTTGACGCCCCAGGGGCTGGTCGCCTCGTCCACCACGCCGAGCAGGCGGGCGTTGATCTGGTCGCGCTGGGACAGCAACTCGTCCAGGTCCATCGAGCCCATGACCGTGCGGGTGTTGGTCATGGTCAGGTTGAGAATCGCCAGTTCCAGGTTGTTGACCTCGTAGGAGGCCTTGGCGGCGTCGATCACCTGGAAGAAGACGACGCCGTCCGCCGTGACCATGGCGTTGTCGCGGGTGATGACCTCCTGCGAGGGCACGTCGAGCACCGTCTCCATCATGCTCTGCTTGCGTCCGATCCGGTCGACCAGCGGCAGAATCAGATGCAGGCCGGGCTGGAGCGTGCGGGTATAGCGTCCGAACCGCTCCACCGTCCATTCCTGGCCCTGCGGCACGGTCCGCACGCCCAGCAGAACCAGCGCCAGCGCGAAGATCAGAAGCGCGATGACGAAAAGCGTCAGGCCGCTGACAACCATCACCCCACCTCCAATCCGGTCGTTTCCTCCCTCCGACCATGCCACGGCGGGGCCGCCCCGGCTAGAGCTACGGCGGTGGCTGCGTCATCCCAGCAGGGCGCCGATGGGCTTCAGCGGCTCGTGCGCGTCGAACAGGATTTTCAGGATGGCCAGGATCGGCACCGCCAGCAGGGCGCCGGGAATTCCCCACATCCAGCCCCAGAACAGGATGGACACGAACACCGCGATGGGGTTCAGCGCCAGCCGCCGCCCGACGATCATCGGGGTCAGGAAGTTCCCCTCCATCATCGTCAGCGCCACGAAGGTCAGCGGCGGTCCGAAGATGTGCAGCCCTCCGTCGAAGGTGAGCGCCGACACCAGGAACAGCACCGCCGTCATCACCGCCGGCCCGATGAAGGGGACGTAGTTGATGAGGCCGGCCAGCGTTCCCCACAGCGCCGCGTTGGGCACTCCCCACAGCCACATCGCCAGCGCCGTCGCGAGGCCGAGCCCGATGTTGATGACCGTGATGGTCGCCAGATAGGCGGCGATGTTCTGCTGCACCGTGGCGGCGACCATGGCGTAATGCACGCGGTCGTCGACGTCGCGCATCGTGCCGATCAGCGCCTCCAGGCTCTGCCGGCCGCGGGCCAGGAAGAAATAGAGAAGCACCAGAAGGATCACCACGTTGGCGATCACCGCCTCCGCCTGGTGCAGCACCTGTTCGGCCAGCGACGGGCCGCGCACCACCACCTCCCGCGCCGCGCCGTTGCGGTCGGAGGCCATCTGCTCGATCTGGCGGGAGGCCTCGCGGGCGCGGTCGATCCCTTCACGGATATCGCCCAGCTTGAACTCCAGCTCGTGGACGACGCGGGGCATCCGGTTGACCCATTCGGTGGCCGGGGTTGTCAGCGTGTAGATGGCCCCCAGCCCGGCGGACATCACCAGGAGCACCACCACCGCCGCGCCCAGCGCCTCCGGCAGGCCGAGCCGGTAGAGGCCGCGCACGCAGGGCCGCAGCAGCAGGCTGAGGATCAGCGCCAGCATGATCGGCAGAAGCACGTCGCGCCCGAAATACAGCGTGAACAGCAGCGCGATGACGAACAGGCCCACCACGGCCACCCGCACCGGGTCGCGGGGATTCCGCGCCGGGGGCAGGGGCTCGGTCACCGGCTCCGGCGGCGGGGTCAAGGGCGGATCGATCGTGCGGTCGCTCATCGGGGGCAGGCACTCCGGGAGTAGCGGGCCGGGGGACGCTTGACGGCGCCGGACCCCCGCCCGATTTAGGGGTATTCCAGGACCGCGCCCACGCGGCCCCGCTTCGCGATGACCGGAGTTCCACGAGATGCGCAGCCCGTTCCCTTCGATAAACATCCGCCGCGGCCTGATGGTCCTGGCGCTATCCGTGCTGCCACCGATGGCCGCCTCCACCGCTGCTTTGGCCGAGGACGCCGTCGTCGGGCGTTTCTCCAACGACTGGACCGGCAACGGGCTTCAGGTGCAGGCGATCGAGGACCCGAAGGTGAAGGGCATCACCTGCCATCTGGTGGATTTCGACCGCAGCGTGCTCGACCGGCTGACCAAGGGGAACTGGTTCGAGGACCCGTCCAACGCCTCCATCGCCTGCCGGCGCACCGGGCCGCTGGTGATCGGCGACATCGAGCTGTCGCAGAAGGGCGAGGAGGTCTTTTCCGAGCGCAAGAGTCTGGTCTTCAAGTCCATCGCCATCCGCCGCATCTACGACCGGGTGAACGACACGCTGATCTATGTGGTCTACAGCCGGCAGGTGAAGGACGCCTCGGCGAAGATGGCCATCTCCAGCGTGCCGCTGATCGACACGAACCCCCAGTGGGAAAAGGGTAAACCTCCGGTGAAATGATCGGATGGCTTGCAATCGGGCGGGTGCGGAGCCATCATCAGGCTTGGGAGGCAGGGGAGTCGACCCCCCGCCTCCCGGCCCGATCACTGCCGGTTCAGAAGATCAAGGATTGCCTTGACGATCTGGAGCAGCAGGATCAGGAGACCGAGGATTTCCTTCATCCTCCGAGCCTCCTTGTTGAGCGGCGGGGTGGTGGCGCTTCACCACCCGTCCGCGCCTCCACCTCGCACGGGTTGCGGGATGGGCTCAACGGAAACTCCACACATGCGTGTGCGGCGGATTGGCCGGCGGGCTCGGCGGCGACTCGTCAGGCTTGGCCGCGGCGGGCTCGCCACTTGCGCCACAGCAGATAGACACCGGGCGCCAGCGTCACGATCAGGATGATGCGCACCATGTGGTGGGTGGCGACCAGCGCCACGTCGATGTTCAGCGCCAGCGCGACCAGCGTCATCTCGGCCAGCCCACCCGGCGCGAAGGCGAGGATCAGCGCGGCCAGCCCCAGCCCCGTCGCTTCGTCCACCATCCAGGCGGCCGCCGTGGTCACCAGCAGCATCAGCCCGGTGAGGCCCAGCGCGGTCAGCCCGTCGCGCCCGATGCGGCGGATGTTCAGCCCGGTGAAGCGGCAGCCGAGCGACGCCCCGATCACCACCTGGGCCGCGGCGACCAGAACGCCCGGCGGCTTGCCCTCGGTCAGGCCGGCGAGGTGGATCGCGGCGGACAGCAGCATCGGCCCGACGATCTGGGCGGCGGGGATGCGCAACAGCTTCGCCAGGGGATAGCCCAAGGCGCAGGCGGACAGCAGCGCCACGTCCAGCGGGGCGAGCGACAGCAGGGGCGGGCCGAGCGCGCCGCGCCGCGCCGGGTCGTAGAGGCCCAGCGCCTGGAAGGCGAAGGGGATGACCAGCACCACCAGCATCACCCGCAGCGCGTGGGACAGCGCCATGGTCCGGCTGTCGCCGCCCATCTGAGTGCCGACCATCACCATCTCGTTCAGCCCGCCGGGGGTGGCGGTGAAGAAGGATGTGGGTGGGTCCAGCCGGGCCGCGCGGCGCAGGTACTGCACGCCAAGCGTGGTCGCCAGAACGAGATAAACGGCCAGCGCGCTCAGCGACAGGCTCCACTCGCCGAGCCGGCCGAGGATGTCCGGGGTGAAGCCGCTGCCCAGCATCACGCCGAGGATCATGATCATGGCGTTGCGCAGCGGCTTCGGCACATGCAGCGCGACGCCGGCCATCGCGGCGGCCGTGGTGGCGGTCATGGCGCCGATCATCCAGGCCAGAGGCAGATGGAAATAGCTGAACAGCGCGCCCCCCGCCGTCCCCAGCGCGAGGGCGAGCGCGAAGGGCCGGAGCCCCGGTCCGATGGTCATACCGCTCGCTGTGTCCGGTTCAAGGAACGATCCGCCCCAACCGGACGGCGGTCTGCCCGGATTTGGGGCGTCGCGCCGGCATGATCAGCACACAGTCGTCGTAGGGCGTGACGACCGGGCGATCGCCGTCGCGGCCCAGGACCGTCCCGGCGCGGGGAATGATCTCCATCCCCACATAGGGCTCGTCGAAGAAGAAGTCGTCGGTTTCCGCGGTCACCGCCTCGGTCACCTCGACGGTGCGCAGCGGATCGGGGTGGCGGCGGATGTGGCGGTCGGCCAGCGACGGGTCGATCATCTCCTGGGCGAGCAGGAAACGCATCGCGCTTTCCAGCGCGACCAGCGCCGTCTCCTTGCGCCAGTGCTGGCCGCATTCGACCAGAAGGGCGGTACGCCGGCCGTCCGCTGCGGCGAAGTCCGCGTAATCGATCACCCGGCGCCCCGCCGCGTGCCCCGCGTCCGCGACGATCCAGGCCGGGAAGCCGAGCCGGCGAGCCAGCGCACGGGCGCGGTCGGTCCGTCCGCACAGCGTCAGAGGCGGGGTGTCCGCCGTCATGGAATGCAGGTCGAGGATGCTGTCCGCCGCGTCGAACACCGGGCGGAGCTGCCGGGCACGGCGCAACTCCACGCTGTCGCGCGGGCCGTCCAGCACCTCCGGCGACCAGACGCGGTTCATGTCCTCGTCGACGAAGCGGGACGCGTAGGGCCGTTCGGCGTCGAAGCCGTGATAGGCAGCGGTGTTGGCGAAGACCAGCGTCAGCCGCCCGCGGGTGGGGCGGACGCCCATCCGGAACAGCCGGTCCATCGCCACCGCCCCGCCGATCTCGTTGCCGTGGATCAGCGAGACAATCACGGCATGCGGGCCGGATCGCCCGGATTCCAGCGTCGTGACATGGTCGATGCCGGTGTTGCCACGGCGGTAGGGGCCGATGTCCGGCGGCGTCAATTCGATTGGTGGCAGGGATTCGGTCAAGCGGATCTCGCCTTTGCGGGTCTGGCCGGTGCCGGGCGCTTTCGCCGAGTGGTCAGTATGGCGGAGAGTCCGTTGGTGCGCCAGCCCCGCCATTTCCCCGGTTCATCATGTCCTTTGCCTTACCGGTGCCTTACCGGTGTATGACGATTTTTGGTCGACGGGCACCCGGCCATCGTCTATACCCGAATCCATCCGCCGCAGCGTCCTGCTATGCCATTCGGGCAGGTGCCGCGGTTGGTCGGCGCAGTTGGTACACCGGGGTCAGCCATGAGTTTCGTGATCGAGGACGTGCTCGTCCGCAACGATCCGATCGTCCCGCGCCTGCCGGTGTTCTTCGATTCACCGCACAGCGGCACCGTCTACCCGCGCGACTTCGCCTTCGTCTGCCCGGCGTCCACTCTGCGGCAGGCTGAGGACACCCATGTGGACGAACTGTTCGCCCACGCGCCGGAGCACGGCGCGACGCTGCTCTGCGCCCTCTTCCCGCGCACCTACATCGACGCGAACCGGGCCATCGACGACATCGACCCGGCGATACTCGATGGGCGCTGGCCCGAACCGCTGCGCCCGACGGAGAAGAGCGCCGCCGGCATGGGGCTGATCCGCACGCTGTGCCGTCCGGGGATGCCGCTCTACGACGGGCGGCTGTCGGTTGCCGAAGTGGCGGAGCGCATCGACCGCTACTACCGGCCCTATCATTTCCAGGTCGCCAGCGTGATGGACGATCTGGCCGACCGGTTCGGCGCCGTGTGGCACATCGACTGCCATTCCATGCCCTCCGCGGTCGGGCCGGGGGCGGCGCACAAGCTGGGCATGGATTTCGTGCTGGGCGACCGCGACGGCACCAGCTGCGAGCCGGGCTTCACCGCCCTGGTCGAGCGGGTGCTGACCGGGCTCGGCTACAAGGTCACGCGGAACCATCCCTTCAAGGGGGTGGAGCTGGTGTCCCGCCATTCCAACCCGGCGCGGGGCCGCCATTCCCTGCAACTCGAAATCAACCGGCGCCTCTACATGAACGAGGAGACGCTGGAGCGGAACGAGGGCTTCGCCCGGCTCCAGGCCAACCTGACCACCTTGACCCGCCGCATCTGCGCCCATGCGCAGGCCAGCACCGCGCGACGCGCCGCCGAGTAACGGCCCAAAGAGGCGGGGCAGGGGCGTTACGGCGAGAACTGCTCCTTCAGAATCCGTTCCTCGAAGTTCAGCTCCGGGTCGAACAGCAGGGTCAGCGCGACGTCGCGCGCTTCCTCCACATCGACGCGGATGACCTCGCGCACCTCGGTCGAGTCGGCCACGGCGCTGACCGGGCGCTTGACCTCCTCCAGGATGTCCACGGTGATCTTGGAGCTGTGCGGCAGCAGCGCGCCGCGCCACCGCCGCGGCCGGAAGGAACTGATGGGCGTCAGGGCCAGCACCCCGGCGCCCAGCGGGATGATTGGCCCGTGGGCCGACAGGTTGTAGGCGGTGCTGCCGGCGGGGGTGGCGACCAGCACGCCGTCGCAGATCAGCTCCGGCAGGCGGACGACGCCGTCCACGGTGATGCGGAGCTTCGAGGCCTGCCGCGTCTCGCGCAGCATCGACACCTCGTTGATGCCCAGCGCCTCCACCTGCTCGCCGTTGCACCGGGTGGCCCTCATGCGCAGGGGGTGCAGCTTGACGCTCTGAGCGCTGGCCAGCCGCTCGGCCAGTTCGTCTTCGCGGAAGACGTTCAGCAGGAAGCCGACCGATCCCCGGTTCATGCCGTAGACCGGCGGCGGGTTCTGCCCGTCGCGCTTCAGCGCGCGGTGCAGCGTCTCCAGCAGAAAACCGTCGCCGCCCAGCGCCACGACGACGTCGGCGTCCTCCAGCGGCGCGTTGCCGTAGCGATGGACCAGCCGGGTGCGCGCCCGCATCGCCTCCTCCGTGTTCGCCGCGCAGAAGGCGATGCGGAGGTCGGCGGGCTTGCGGGGATCGGGCGCCAGCGGGTCCAGGGTCGGATCGGCGGGCAGCTTGGCAGCGGTTTCGGTCATGTCACGGGGACCATAGCGCAGAGTGCCCGGTTGCAGAAGGCCGCTTCGGTCGAGGGGAGGAGATGCGCTTCTTCCGGACGCATCGCCATGCGCAACCCCCTCACCCTCCCCACGCCTGCGGCGCGGGTCCCCTCCCTCTCCCCGGAGGGGCGAGGGCGTCCGGCGGAATGGGGGTCATCCGCCGGTCACGCTCATGTGGCGGGGGACCGCCGGGCCCTGGTGGCGACGGTCGATGATGAAGTCGTGGCCCTTGGGCTTGCGGGCGATGGCGTCGCGCACCGCCTGGACCAGCAGCCCGTCGTCGTCGCTGAGGCGCAGCGGGGTGCGCAGGTCGGCGGCATCCTCCTGGCCCAGGCACATGTAGAGGGTGCCGGTGCAGGTCAGCCGCACGCGGTTGCAGCTTTCGCAGAAATTGTGGGTCAGCGGCGTGATGAAGCCGATGCGCCCGCCGGTCTCGGCCACCCGCACGTAGCGGGCCGGGCCGCCGGTGCGGTAATCGATCTCGTCCAGCGTCCAGCGCTTGGCCAGCTCCGCCCGTACGAGGCTGAGCGGCAGATACTGGTCGAGCCGCGCCTCGTCGCCGATCTCGCCCATCGGCATGACCTCGATGAAGGTCAGATCGAAGCCCTGCTCGCCGCACCAGCCGACCAGCCGGTGGAACTCGTCGTCGTTCACGCCCTTCAGCGCGACCGTGTTGATCTTGACTTGGAGCCCCGCCTCCTTGGCGGCCTGGAGCCCACCGAGGACCTTGTCCAGCCGGCCCCAGCGGGTGATCGCCTGGAACTTGTGGGGGTCGAGCGTGTCCAGCGACACGTTGATCCGGCGCACCCCGGCCTCCACCAGATCGCCGGCATACTTGAAGAGCATGGTGCCGTTGGTGGTCAGCGTCAGCTCGTCCAGGTCGCCGGCCTTCACATGGCGGCCCAGGCTGTGGATCAGCTCGTGGATGCCCTTGCGGACCAGCGGCTCGCCGCCGGTCAGGCGCAGCTTGCGGGTGCCCAGCTTGACGAAGGCGGAACAGACGCGGTCGATCTCCTCCAGCGTCAACACTTCCGCCTTGGGCAGGAAGCTCATGTCCTCCGCCATGCAATAGACGCAGCGGAGATCGCAGCGGTCGGTGACGGACACGCGCAGATAGCTGACGGTCCGCCCGAAAGGATCGACGAGCGGGGCGGCGGCGGTCGGCGGAACGGTCGTCATCGTCAGGCTTCTCCCCAAGGGGGTGCGTGTCATGCAGTCCGGGCGGTGATTATGGCCCCGAACCCGATCCTGATATATAGGTCCGAGTTGCGGATTTTTCGCCACCTGGAATTTCAGGCGCAGCAGACCACGGCGCGCGGAGCCGGGACTTGACGGGGATCAAATCCCGACGCCGTGCGCGTTCCGGCGGTGGCGCTCAGTGGACGCTGCCGCCGTCCGGGCCACCCTCCTTGCCGTTCTGGGCCAGTTCCCGCTCGCGAAGATAGTCCTCGGTCGTGCGCGGCGCGCGCGGGGCACCGAGCGCGAAGGGCGAGTCGCCCCGCTCGAACTGGTCCACCACGCGACAGTCGCCGCACATGCGCATGCGGTCGGCCGCCTCCGGCGTGGCGAACATGGCGTGCCGCCCGGCGAGCACCGCGACGATCTTGTCGATCGAGGACTTGGTGGCGAAGGGCTTGCCGCACTTGACGCAGCAGAAGGGCTCCTCCTCCTTCAGCACCCTGGCGCCGCGGGCGCTGTCGCGGAAATCGATCTCCGGAACCAGCGCGATGACCTTCTCCGGACAGGTCGTCTTGCACAGGCCGCACTGCACGCAGGCGTCCTGCGAGAAGGACAGCATCGGCTTGTCGGCGTTGTCGAGCAGCGCCCCGGTCGGGCAGGCGCCGACGCAGGACAGGCAGAGCGTGCAGCCCTCCACCATCACCTGCACCCGCCCGAAGGGGGCGCCCGGCGGCAGCGGCAGGACCTCCACCGGCTCCGGCGCGACCTTGTGCAGGTGGCGCAGCGCCAGCATGGTCACGGTGCGCTTCCCGCCCATCGGCAGGAAGGTGCCGGGGGCGGGAGCGCCCTCGCGCGGCAGGTCCCACAGCTCGGCGGCGACCGCGTCGGGGTCCTGGGCATCGATGATCGACACCCGGCCCGAGCCGTAGCCCAGACCCGACATCGCCGTCTCGGCGAGGCCGATCTGGCTGGCCAGCCCGACGGTCTCGCCGGCGTTGCCCGGCCCGACGAGGACGCGCACCCGCGCCGCGCCGTAGGCGAGCGCCGCCGCGAACACGTCGAAGCCGAGCTGGGTCACCTCGTTCACCGCGAAGGGCAGGACGCGGGCCGGCAGGCCGCGCCCGTAGCGCGCGATCAGCGAGATCATTTCGTCACCATGCCGCGGGTCGTGGACGAGCAGCACCGGTTCCGTCCCGCCGGCCTTGGCGTAGGAGGAGAGCAGCGTGCGCAGCCGCTCGTAGACCGTCTGGAGCGGCGGCAGGGCGTAGGTGCTGGCCCCCGTCGGGCAGACCGAGGCGCAGGAGCCGCAGCCGGCGCAGATGTGCGGGTCGATCGCCACATGGTCGCCGTTCGGCGTGATGGCGCCGGTCGGGCAGACCTCCAGGCAGCGGGTGCAGCCGGTCTTGCGGCTGCGCGAATGGGCGCAAAGGTCGGCCTTGAAATCGATGTAGCGCGGCTTCTCGAACTCGCCGACCAGATCGGCGGCCTCGAACACCGCCTTGGCGACGGCGGCGGGGTTGTCGGGGTCGGGGCGCAGGTAGCCGTCGCGCTTCCCGTGCGCCGGGAACAGCGGCGCGCCGCCGGTCAGGTCCACGATGACGTCGCAGCGCGAGGCGGCGCCCTGCCGCGGCGGCTCGAAGCCGAGGACGGCGCGCGAGGCCGGGATGGCCGGGGCGTAGTCGTCCACCACGATCTCGAAATTGCCGAGCCAGCCCTTGGCGGCGCGGATGGTTCCTTTGAAGACCGGCACGTCCATGACGCGCGGCGGGGCGACATCCTTGGGGGATTTCAGCAGCACGGTGACGTCCAGGCTGCCGGACAGCTGCCGGGCCACCTCGATGGCGCGCTCGTCGGTGCCATAGACCAGCGCGGTGCCTTCCGACGCCAGAGTAATCGTGCCGGTCGGCGGGATGTCCATGGCCGCCTCGGCCAGCAGCGCGGCGATCTTCGGCCCGGCCAATGCGCCCTCGTCCGACCAGCCGGCGCGCTCGCGGATGTTGGTGAAGGCCAAGGTGGCGTCAGGACTGTCCTGGGCGGCGATCTCCGCGAACAGCGGGGCCTCCTGGGTGCAGGCGACGAGCAGCGGGGCGCCCTCCGCCACGCGCGCCTCGAACCGGTCGAGCTGGGTGCGGCAAAGCTGGGTGGCGACGGACAGATCGCCCTCCGCCCCCGCCGCGGCCCCGCAGGCCCTGGCCAACGCCTTGCCGTCGATCGCCATGCTGTGGACGCAATCGCAGACGAGCACCGTCCGGCCGTTGATCTTCATCGCTTCCAACCCCTTGCCCTGAAAAGACCTGCCCTAAAGCCCTGTTGCACACAGCGCGTTCCAGTTCTGTACATATCGGCTGGGTGGCACGGTTGCGACAGCAAAATGCGTGCGGCAGGATGGTCGTCCACCCCTTCATCCGTCGGACCCGTTTCCCCATGACCAGCGCCCCCACCGTCCGCGACGCCCGCATCGAGGACGTCCCCGCCTTCCAGCGGATCTACGAGCACCATGTCCTTCATGGCGTCGGCACCTTCGAGGAGGAGCCGCCCGACGTGGCGGAGCTGGAAGGGCGCTTCCGCGCCATCACCGGCGCCGGCTTGCCCTGGCTGGTCGCAGAGCGCGACGGCCTGATCCTGGGTTACGCCTACGGCAGCGCCTACCACGTCCGCTCCGCCTACCGCTTCACCATTCAGGATTCCGTCTACATCGCGGAGGAGGCGCGCGGCCAGGGCCTCGGGCGCCTGCTGCTCCAGGCGCTGATCGACCGCTGTGTGGAGCAGGGCTACCACCAGATGGTGGCGCTGGTCGGCGGATCGGAGAACGCCGGCTCCATCGGGCTGCACGCCGCGTTGGGCTTCCGCACCTGCGGCGTGGTCGAGGCCGTCGGGCTGAAGTTCGGGCGCTGGCTGGACGTGGTCATGATGCAGAAGGACCTGGGGGCGGGGCGGTCGGACATTCCGCAGGGTGTGGGGCCGAGTCAGCCGGTGGCGGTGCGTTAGCCGCCGTCGCTCCACCGGTCCAGCGCG from Azospirillum brasilense includes the following:
- a CDS encoding AI-2E family transporter, yielding MSDRTIDPPLTPPPEPVTEPLPPARNPRDPVRVAVVGLFVIALLFTLYFGRDVLLPIMLALILSLLLRPCVRGLYRLGLPEALGAAVVVLLVMSAGLGAIYTLTTPATEWVNRMPRVVHELEFKLGDIREGIDRAREASRQIEQMASDRNGAAREVVVRGPSLAEQVLHQAEAVIANVVILLVLLYFFLARGRQSLEALIGTMRDVDDRVHYAMVAATVQQNIAAYLATITVINIGLGLATALAMWLWGVPNAALWGTLAGLINYVPFIGPAVMTAVLFLVSALTFDGGLHIFGPPLTFVALTMMEGNFLTPMIVGRRLALNPIAVFVSILFWGWMWGIPGALLAVPILAILKILFDAHEPLKPIGALLG
- a CDS encoding SPFH domain-containing protein, whose amino-acid sequence is MVVSGLTLFVIALLIFALALVLLGVRTVPQGQEWTVERFGRYTRTLQPGLHLILPLVDRIGRKQSMMETVLDVPSQEVITRDNAMVTADGVVFFQVIDAAKASYEVNNLELAILNLTMTNTRTVMGSMDLDELLSQRDQINARLLGVVDEATSPWGVKVTRIEIRDIQPPRDLVDSMARQMKAERDRRASILEAEGQRQAAILRAEGAKQAAILQAEGRREAAFRDAEARERAAQAEAEATRLVSDAIAGGNVQAINYFVAQRYVDALTAVAAAPNQKVLFMPLEAANVIGAIGGIAEIAREAFPNRPSNQPASSGTAAAPPPAPRSPWNRDERKPDEPNRRDAPVPPES
- a CDS encoding NfeD family protein, with protein sequence MIEFWHWWVLAVLLGALETVAPGAAFLWLGGAAALVGFVLLVWPSLPWEHQGLLFALLAIAALVGTRFLSRRSAHTTHTPHLNRRTAQYIGTLHTLDGPIVNGRGRAQIGDGLWTVEGPDLPAGTRVRIVGAEGTLLKVEKA
- a CDS encoding N-formylglutamate amidohydrolase, producing the protein MSFVIEDVLVRNDPIVPRLPVFFDSPHSGTVYPRDFAFVCPASTLRQAEDTHVDELFAHAPEHGATLLCALFPRTYIDANRAIDDIDPAILDGRWPEPLRPTEKSAAGMGLIRTLCRPGMPLYDGRLSVAEVAERIDRYYRPYHFQVASVMDDLADRFGAVWHIDCHSMPSAVGPGAAHKLGMDFVLGDRDGTSCEPGFTALVERVLTGLGYKVTRNHPFKGVELVSRHSNPARGRHSLQLEINRRLYMNEETLERNEGFARLQANLTTLTRRICAHAQASTARRAAE
- a CDS encoding succinylglutamate desuccinylase/aspartoacylase domain-containing protein; protein product: MTESLPPIELTPPDIGPYRRGNTGIDHVTTLESGRSGPHAVIVSLIHGNEIGGAVAMDRLFRMGVRPTRGRLTLVFANTAAYHGFDAERPYASRFVDEDMNRVWSPEVLDGPRDSVELRRARQLRPVFDAADSILDLHSMTADTPPLTLCGRTDRARALARRLGFPAWIVADAGHAAGRRVIDYADFAAADGRRTALLVECGQHWRKETALVALESAMRFLLAQEMIDPSLADRHIRRHPDPLRTVEVTEAVTAETDDFFFDEPYVGMEIIPRAGTVLGRDGDRPVVTPYDDCVLIMPARRPKSGQTAVRLGRIVP
- a CDS encoding NAD kinase gives rise to the protein MTETAAKLPADPTLDPLAPDPRKPADLRIAFCAANTEEAMRARTRLVHRYGNAPLEDADVVVALGGDGFLLETLHRALKRDGQNPPPVYGMNRGSVGFLLNVFREDELAERLASAQSVKLHPLRMRATRCNGEQVEALGINEVSMLRETRQASKLRITVDGVVRLPELICDGVLVATPAGSTAYNLSAHGPIIPLGAGVLALTPISSFRPRRWRGALLPHSSKITVDILEEVKRPVSAVADSTEVREVIRVDVEEARDVALTLLFDPELNFEERILKEQFSP
- a CDS encoding AbrB family transcriptional regulator, producing the protein MTIGPGLRPFALALALGTAGGALFSYFHLPLAWMIGAMTATTAAAMAGVALHVPKPLRNAMIMILGVMLGSGFTPDILGRLGEWSLSLSALAVYLVLATTLGVQYLRRAARLDPPTSFFTATPGGLNEMVMVGTQMGGDSRTMALSHALRVMLVVLVIPFAFQALGLYDPARRGALGPPLLSLAPLDVALLSACALGYPLAKLLRIPAAQIVGPMLLSAAIHLAGLTEGKPPGVLVAAAQVVIGASLGCRFTGLNIRRIGRDGLTALGLTGLMLLVTTAAAWMVDEATGLGLAALILAFAPGGLAEMTLVALALNIDVALVATHHMVRIILIVTLAPGVYLLWRKWRARRGQA
- a CDS encoding HRDC domain-containing protein yields the protein MSTEIRTFTIPDASADEAQGHLSSFLRTVEVQRIDTAYADGGWRVLVLYKDLKRKEESLQIEAAINAALNGWRDRTAAREGLSRDAVLSDELVPEIARFAPTTERELSIIVGARDLGVGHFGGEIVQVVRATLDELID
- a CDS encoding CreA family protein is translated as MRSPFPSINIRRGLMVLALSVLPPMAASTAALAEDAVVGRFSNDWTGNGLQVQAIEDPKVKGITCHLVDFDRSVLDRLTKGNWFEDPSNASIACRRTGPLVIGDIELSQKGEEVFSERKSLVFKSIAIRRIYDRVNDTLIYVVYSRQVKDASAKMAISSVPLIDTNPQWEKGKPPVK